The following are encoded in a window of Geoalkalibacter ferrihydriticus DSM 17813 genomic DNA:
- a CDS encoding ExbD/TolR family protein: MAFRRRSSSDVRVDITPMVDVVFLLLIFFMISTTFVEAPGIDIHLPEAGSEVVEREAEEIKVYLSREGDIFLGDQKTTFADLKTRLDDYGPQAGQMTFMLLADREARHGRVVELMDAARSAGFTRLAIATEDPQGRP, translated from the coding sequence ATGGCCTTTCGTCGCAGATCCTCCAGCGATGTGCGCGTCGACATCACGCCAATGGTCGACGTGGTTTTTTTGCTGCTGATTTTTTTCATGATCTCCACCACGTTCGTCGAAGCGCCGGGTATCGACATCCACCTGCCTGAAGCCGGTTCCGAGGTTGTGGAGCGTGAAGCAGAAGAGATCAAGGTTTATCTGTCGCGCGAAGGAGACATTTTCCTCGGCGACCAAAAAACCACTTTCGCCGATCTCAAAACACGGCTTGATGACTATGGCCCTCAGGCCGGACAAATGACCTTTATGCTGCTGGCGGATCGTGAAGCGCGCCACGGGCGCGTCGTCGAATTGATGGACGCCGCGCGGAGCGCCGGTTTTACGCGCCTGGCCATCGCCACTGAAGATCCGCAGGGACGCCCATGA